A section of the Pseudomonas lini genome encodes:
- the mnmH gene encoding tRNA 2-selenouridine(34) synthase MnmH: MSIDFTDYRDIFLNDRPMMDTRAPVEFLKGSFPGVVNLPLMNDLERQRIGTCYKQQGQQAAITLGHQLVSGEIKAERIQAWADFARAHPDGYLYCFRGGLRSQIVQQWLKDEAGIDYPRVGGGYKAMRTFLLDTLDQAIAQCDFVLLGGMTGTGKTEVLTQLSNGLDLEGHAHHRGSSFGKRATGQPSNIDFENRLAVDVLKKRAGGIEQFVLEDESRAIGSCALPLPLYQGMQQFPLVWLEDSLEGRVERILRDYVVDLCAEFIEVHGDEGFALFSERMLASLNNVQKRLGGERHRRMLTLMEDALMEQANSGAVDLHRGWIEGLLREYYDPMYAFQREKKGTRIEFVGERGAVIEYLRERGKQLL, encoded by the coding sequence ATGTCCATCGACTTCACCGATTACCGCGACATCTTTCTCAACGACCGGCCGATGATGGATACCCGCGCGCCAGTCGAATTCCTCAAGGGCTCATTCCCCGGCGTGGTCAATCTGCCGCTGATGAATGACCTTGAGCGGCAACGGATCGGCACTTGCTACAAGCAGCAAGGTCAGCAAGCGGCCATCACGCTGGGACATCAATTGGTGTCTGGCGAGATCAAGGCCGAGCGCATCCAGGCCTGGGCCGATTTTGCCCGGGCTCATCCGGATGGTTATTTGTATTGTTTTCGTGGCGGCTTGCGTTCGCAAATCGTTCAGCAATGGCTCAAGGACGAAGCGGGTATCGACTATCCGCGGGTCGGTGGCGGCTACAAGGCCATGCGCACCTTTTTGCTCGACACGCTCGATCAGGCCATTGCCCAGTGCGATTTCGTTTTGCTCGGTGGTATGACCGGCACCGGCAAGACCGAGGTGCTCACGCAATTGAGCAACGGGCTGGACCTTGAAGGCCACGCCCATCATCGCGGCTCCAGCTTCGGCAAGCGCGCCACCGGCCAACCCTCCAACATCGACTTTGAAAACCGCCTGGCCGTGGACGTGCTGAAGAAACGTGCTGGGGGTATCGAACAGTTCGTGCTGGAAGACGAGAGCCGCGCGATTGGCAGTTGTGCCTTGCCGCTGCCGCTGTATCAGGGCATGCAGCAGTTTCCGTTGGTCTGGCTGGAAGACAGCCTGGAAGGGCGGGTCGAACGGATCCTTCGCGATTACGTGGTGGACTTGTGTGCCGAGTTCATCGAGGTGCATGGCGATGAAGGCTTTGCGCTGTTTTCCGAGCGGATGCTGGCGAGCCTGAATAATGTCCAGAAACGTCTGGGTGGCGAACGCCATCGGCGGATGTTGACCTTGATGGAAGACGCGCTGATGGAGCAGGCGAACAGCGGTGCGGTGGATTTGCACCGGGGCTGGATCGAGGGGTTGTTGCGCGAGTATTACGACCCGATGTATGCGTTTCAGCGGGAGAAGAAGGGGACGCGGATCGAGTTTGTCGGGGAGCGGGGGGCTGTCATTGAGTATCTGCGGGAGCGTGGCAAACAGCTGCTTTGA
- a CDS encoding histidine phosphatase family protein, which yields MRNPLKFTQRFKHRAYIFLPALLAVSALFLSLESSESRAQPADGTQTLVFLRHAEKPAGGLGQLNCQGLNRAIDLATLLPEKFGKANYVFAANPTRNVEEGEFDNSYSYIRPLMTISPSAIKLGLPVNINFSANDTSDLADELLHDKYHNSVIYTAWSHGYLPELINKVAEEAVGKKQNIADDWASSDYDSLYVLTLTWHNGKASLQSHSYKQGLDNGQESCPT from the coding sequence GGCGGTCAGCGCGTTGTTTTTGTCGCTGGAATCCAGTGAAAGCCGCGCCCAACCGGCGGATGGCACCCAGACGCTGGTATTTCTGCGTCACGCGGAGAAACCCGCCGGCGGCCTGGGTCAGCTCAATTGTCAGGGGCTGAATCGCGCCATAGACCTGGCCACCTTGTTGCCGGAAAAATTCGGCAAGGCCAACTACGTGTTCGCCGCCAACCCGACGCGCAATGTCGAGGAAGGCGAATTTGATAATTCCTACAGTTACATCCGCCCCCTGATGACCATCAGCCCCAGCGCAATCAAGCTCGGCTTGCCGGTGAACATCAACTTCTCGGCCAACGACACCAGCGACCTGGCGGATGAACTGCTGCACGACAAGTATCACAACTCGGTCATTTATACGGCCTGGTCCCATGGCTACCTGCCCGAACTGATCAATAAAGTCGCAGAGGAAGCCGTCGGCAAGAAACAGAACATCGCCGATGACTGGGCATCCAGCGACTACGATTCGCTGTACGTACTCACGCTGACCTGGCACAACGGCAAGGCCAGCCTGCAGAGCCACAGTTACAAGCAAGGGCTGGATAACGGTCAGGAGAGCTGTCCGACGTAA